Proteins encoded by one window of Mercenaria mercenaria strain notata chromosome 4, MADL_Memer_1, whole genome shotgun sequence:
- the LOC123551672 gene encoding xaa-Pro aminopeptidase 1-like isoform X5, whose translation MDTWCRIFIEVTCFACAFAALQPGNWGSCENGESIPTRTNTSLRVEALRAEMVKEKLGAYIVPSEDFHMSEFVSSYDERRFYISGFDGSMGTAVITATHAALWTRGKYFLQAETQLGCDWILMREREPGVPTIEEWLGEQLENQAVKKVGACPYFFGNDAWLDYEKSLEQHGLRLGQTVPDLIDKIWTDDRPAFPDTVINSYPLKYAGKSWQDKVQEVQEEMKKKNADVLIVTMLDETAWLFNMRATDIRGFVNDPFFYSLAIVRPSSVSLYIKNKEMKLTANPTDQESDQTIKDHLNTRADGSCRKNSNKMCVEVKEYNYVSFIMDLDALAGNATIKRIWLSYFCNYAVYTMIPQDKIYVDNTPVAMLKTQKNDVEVQGMTNSHIRDAAALAIFASKLEKGVKSGETWTEVSASNELTRLRSLQDLNRGDSFASISSSGSNAAIIHYFPTNTTDRRITANDIYLIDSGGQYLDGTTDVTRTFLWRDPTAFEKECYTRVLMGQINLAMAVWTKGLFGREIDAWARQPLFDVGLTFKHGTGHGIGHYLSVHEGPGRISNYHAKFDWDVPLAEHMFYSDEPGYYEDGKFGIRLENIVYVKKVETKYSMKGVTMLGMETVTLFPYETHLIDYSKMSGKQISWLNAYNAKTLEKVGKLLKDQDAMEAYEWVEKRTKKIETTSGSTTTIASNFIIYSLLLLYLIW comes from the exons CATTACAGCCGGGCAACTGGGGCAGCTGTGAAAATGGTGAG tctATACCTACCCGTACAAACACTTCCTTACGCGTAGAGGCGTTACGAGCCGAGATGGTGAAAGAAAAACTAGGTGCATATATTGTTCCATCTGAAGATTTTCACATG AGTGAGTTTGTTTCAAGTTATGATGAAAGGAGATTTTACATATCTGGCTTCGACGGCTCAATGG GAACGGCAGTGATTACTGCGACACATGCTGCCTTGTGGACCAGAGGTAAATACTTCCTGCAAGCAGAGACACAACTCGGCTGTGACTGGATACTTATGCGGGAAA GGGAACCCGGTGTTCCAACAATTGAAGAATGGCTAGGTGAACAATTGGAAAATCAAGCAGTGAAGAAGGTTGGCGCATGCCCTTACTTCTTTGGAAACG ATGCTTGGTTAGACTATGAGAAGTCACTAGAACAGCATGGCCTTCGGTTAGGTCAAACTGTCCCTGATCTTATCGATAAAATTTGGACAGACGACAGGCCGGCATTTCCAGACACAGTCATCAATTCATATCCCTTAAAGTATGCTG GCAAGTCTTGGCAGGACAAAGTTCAAGAAGtgcaagaagaaatgaaaaagaaaaacgcCGATGTTCTGATTGTAACCATGCTTGATGAGACGGCCT GGCTGTTCAATATGAGAGCTACGGACATAAGAGGTTTTGTCAACGATCCGTTCTTCTACTCTCTAGCAATTGTTCGACCATCTTCAGTAAG CCTGTATATCAAAAACAAGGAAATGAAACTGACAGCAAACCCAACTGATCAAGAAAGTGATCAAACCATAAAGGATCATTTGAACACTAGGGCTGACGGCTCATGTCggaaaaattcaaacaaaatgtgTGTTGAG GTGAAGGAGTACaattatgtatcatttataatGGATTTGGATGCCCTAGCGGGAAACGCCACCATCAAACGTATCTGGCTGTCATATTTCTGTAATTATGCTGTCTACACAATGATTCCACAG GACAAAATCTACGTTGATAACACACCAGTCGCAATGCTTAAAACCCAGAAGAATGATGTAGAAGTTCAGGGAATGACAAACTCTCAT ATACGTGATGCAGCAGCATTGGCTATATTTGCCTCCAAACTGGAGAAAGGA GTTAAGTCTGGGGAGACGTGGACTGAAGTGTCAGCGTCCAATGAGCTCACCAGGTTAAGaag tttacaGGACCTAAACAGAGGGGACAGTTTTGCCTCTATATCATCGTCAGGTTCTAATGCAGCTATTATACACTACTTCCCAACCAATACCACAGATCGACGTATCACTGCCAATGATATCTACCTCATTGACTCCGGTGGACAATATCT AGATGGAACCACGGATGTCACCAGAACCTTTCTATGGAGAGATCCTACTGCGTTTGAAAAG GAATGTTATACTAGAGTGCTGATGGGGCAAATAAATCTTGCGATGGCAGTTTGGACCAAGGGACTATTTG GTCGGGAAATAGACGCTTGGGCTCGGCAACCGTTGTTTGATGTTGGATTAACATTCAAACATGGTACAGGCCACGGGATTGGGCACTATCTGAGTGTACATGAAG GGCCTGGACGTATTTCAAATTATCATGCCAAATTTGACTGGGATGTTCCCCTTGCTGAGCACATGTTCTACTCAGATG AGCCAGGTTATTATGAAGATGGAAAATTTGGCATCCGCCTAGAAAATATTGTTTACGTGAAGAAAGTAGAAACAAAG TATTCCATGAAAGGGGTCACGATGCTGGGTATGGAAACTGTCACGTTATTTCCTTACGAAACACATTTGATTGATTACAGCAAAATGTCAGGAAAACAG ATTTCATGGTTGAACGCTTACAATGCTAAGACACTGGAGAAGGTTGGAAAGTTGTTAAAAGACCAGGACGCTATGGAAGCGTATGAATGGGTAGAAAAAAGgacaaagaaaattgaaactaCAAGTGGTTCAACTACTACAATTGCTTCCAACTTTATTATCTATTCTCTACTGCTTTTATATCTAATTTGGTGA
- the LOC123551672 gene encoding xaa-Pro aminopeptidase 1-like isoform X1 — MDNWNMIFIVLTCVSSVYSALQPGNWGSCENGESIPTRTNTSLRVEALRAEMVKEKLGAYIVPSEDFHMSEFVSSYDERRFYISGFDGSMGTAVITATHAALWTRGKYFLQAETQLGCDWILMREREPGVPTIEEWLGEQLENQAVKKVGACPYFFGNDAWLDYEKSLEQHGLRLGQTVPDLIDKIWTDDRPAFPDTVINSYPLKYAGKSWQDKVQEVQEEMKKKNADVLIVTMLDETAWLFNMRATDIRGFVNDPFFYSLAIVRPSSVSLYIKNKEMKLTANPTDQESDQTIKDHLNTRADGSCRKNSNKMCVEVKEYNYVSFIMDLDALAGNATIKRIWLSYFCNYAVYTMIPQDKIYVDNTPVAMLKTQKNDVEVQGMTNSHIRDAAALAIFASKLEKGVKSGETWTEVSASNELTRLRSLQDLNRGDSFASISSSGSNAAIIHYFPTNTTDRRITANDIYLIDSGGQYLDGTTDVTRTFLWRDPTAFEKECYTRVLMGQINLAMAVWTKGLFGREIDAWARQPLFDVGLTFKHGTGHGIGHYLSVHEGPGRISNYHAKFDWDVPLAEHMFYSDEPGYYEDGKFGIRLENIVYVKKVETKYSMKGVTMLGMETVTLFPYETHLIDYSKMSGKQISWLNAYNAKTLEKVGKLLKDQDAMEAYEWVEKRTKKIETTSGSTTTIASNFIIYSLLLLYLIW; from the exons CATTACAGCCGGGCAACTGGGGCAGCTGTGAAAATGGTGAG tctATACCTACCCGTACAAACACTTCCTTACGCGTAGAGGCGTTACGAGCCGAGATGGTGAAAGAAAAACTAGGTGCATATATTGTTCCATCTGAAGATTTTCACATG AGTGAGTTTGTTTCAAGTTATGATGAAAGGAGATTTTACATATCTGGCTTCGACGGCTCAATGG GAACGGCAGTGATTACTGCGACACATGCTGCCTTGTGGACCAGAGGTAAATACTTCCTGCAAGCAGAGACACAACTCGGCTGTGACTGGATACTTATGCGGGAAA GGGAACCCGGTGTTCCAACAATTGAAGAATGGCTAGGTGAACAATTGGAAAATCAAGCAGTGAAGAAGGTTGGCGCATGCCCTTACTTCTTTGGAAACG ATGCTTGGTTAGACTATGAGAAGTCACTAGAACAGCATGGCCTTCGGTTAGGTCAAACTGTCCCTGATCTTATCGATAAAATTTGGACAGACGACAGGCCGGCATTTCCAGACACAGTCATCAATTCATATCCCTTAAAGTATGCTG GCAAGTCTTGGCAGGACAAAGTTCAAGAAGtgcaagaagaaatgaaaaagaaaaacgcCGATGTTCTGATTGTAACCATGCTTGATGAGACGGCCT GGCTGTTCAATATGAGAGCTACGGACATAAGAGGTTTTGTCAACGATCCGTTCTTCTACTCTCTAGCAATTGTTCGACCATCTTCAGTAAG CCTGTATATCAAAAACAAGGAAATGAAACTGACAGCAAACCCAACTGATCAAGAAAGTGATCAAACCATAAAGGATCATTTGAACACTAGGGCTGACGGCTCATGTCggaaaaattcaaacaaaatgtgTGTTGAG GTGAAGGAGTACaattatgtatcatttataatGGATTTGGATGCCCTAGCGGGAAACGCCACCATCAAACGTATCTGGCTGTCATATTTCTGTAATTATGCTGTCTACACAATGATTCCACAG GACAAAATCTACGTTGATAACACACCAGTCGCAATGCTTAAAACCCAGAAGAATGATGTAGAAGTTCAGGGAATGACAAACTCTCAT ATACGTGATGCAGCAGCATTGGCTATATTTGCCTCCAAACTGGAGAAAGGA GTTAAGTCTGGGGAGACGTGGACTGAAGTGTCAGCGTCCAATGAGCTCACCAGGTTAAGaag tttacaGGACCTAAACAGAGGGGACAGTTTTGCCTCTATATCATCGTCAGGTTCTAATGCAGCTATTATACACTACTTCCCAACCAATACCACAGATCGACGTATCACTGCCAATGATATCTACCTCATTGACTCCGGTGGACAATATCT AGATGGAACCACGGATGTCACCAGAACCTTTCTATGGAGAGATCCTACTGCGTTTGAAAAG GAATGTTATACTAGAGTGCTGATGGGGCAAATAAATCTTGCGATGGCAGTTTGGACCAAGGGACTATTTG GTCGGGAAATAGACGCTTGGGCTCGGCAACCGTTGTTTGATGTTGGATTAACATTCAAACATGGTACAGGCCACGGGATTGGGCACTATCTGAGTGTACATGAAG GGCCTGGACGTATTTCAAATTATCATGCCAAATTTGACTGGGATGTTCCCCTTGCTGAGCACATGTTCTACTCAGATG AGCCAGGTTATTATGAAGATGGAAAATTTGGCATCCGCCTAGAAAATATTGTTTACGTGAAGAAAGTAGAAACAAAG TATTCCATGAAAGGGGTCACGATGCTGGGTATGGAAACTGTCACGTTATTTCCTTACGAAACACATTTGATTGATTACAGCAAAATGTCAGGAAAACAG ATTTCATGGTTGAACGCTTACAATGCTAAGACACTGGAGAAGGTTGGAAAGTTGTTAAAAGACCAGGACGCTATGGAAGCGTATGAATGGGTAGAAAAAAGgacaaagaaaattgaaactaCAAGTGGTTCAACTACTACAATTGCTTCCAACTTTATTATCTATTCTCTACTGCTTTTATATCTAATTTGGTGA
- the LOC123551672 gene encoding xaa-Pro aminopeptidase 1-like isoform X4 produces MDNWNIIFIVLTCVSFVYSALQPGNWGSCENGESIPTRTNTSLRVEALRAEMVKEKLGAYIVPSEDFHMSEFVSSYDERRFYISGFDGSMGTAVITATHAALWTRGKYFLQAETQLGCDWILMREREPGVPTIEEWLGEQLENQAVKKVGACPYFFGNDAWLDYEKSLEQHGLRLGQTVPDLIDKIWTDDRPAFPDTVINSYPLKYAGKSWQDKVQEVQEEMKKKNADVLIVTMLDETAWLFNMRATDIRGFVNDPFFYSLAIVRPSSVSLYIKNKEMKLTANPTDQESDQTIKDHLNTRADGSCRKNSNKMCVEVKEYNYVSFIMDLDALAGNATIKRIWLSYFCNYAVYTMIPQDKIYVDNTPVAMLKTQKNDVEVQGMTNSHIRDAAALAIFASKLEKGVKSGETWTEVSASNELTRLRSLQDLNRGDSFASISSSGSNAAIIHYFPTNTTDRRITANDIYLIDSGGQYLDGTTDVTRTFLWRDPTAFEKECYTRVLMGQINLAMAVWTKGLFGREIDAWARQPLFDVGLTFKHGTGHGIGHYLSVHEGPGRISNYHAKFDWDVPLAEHMFYSDEPGYYEDGKFGIRLENIVYVKKVETKYSMKGVTMLGMETVTLFPYETHLIDYSKMSGKQISWLNAYNAKTLEKVGKLLKDQDAMEAYEWVEKRTKKIETTSGSTTTIASNFIIYSLLLLYLIW; encoded by the exons CATTACAGCCGGGCAACTGGGGCAGCTGTGAAAATGGTGAG tctATACCTACCCGTACAAACACTTCCTTACGCGTAGAGGCGTTACGAGCCGAGATGGTGAAAGAAAAACTAGGTGCATATATTGTTCCATCTGAAGATTTTCACATG AGTGAGTTTGTTTCAAGTTATGATGAAAGGAGATTTTACATATCTGGCTTCGACGGCTCAATGG GAACGGCAGTGATTACTGCGACACATGCTGCCTTGTGGACCAGAGGTAAATACTTCCTGCAAGCAGAGACACAACTCGGCTGTGACTGGATACTTATGCGGGAAA GGGAACCCGGTGTTCCAACAATTGAAGAATGGCTAGGTGAACAATTGGAAAATCAAGCAGTGAAGAAGGTTGGCGCATGCCCTTACTTCTTTGGAAACG ATGCTTGGTTAGACTATGAGAAGTCACTAGAACAGCATGGCCTTCGGTTAGGTCAAACTGTCCCTGATCTTATCGATAAAATTTGGACAGACGACAGGCCGGCATTTCCAGACACAGTCATCAATTCATATCCCTTAAAGTATGCTG GCAAGTCTTGGCAGGACAAAGTTCAAGAAGtgcaagaagaaatgaaaaagaaaaacgcCGATGTTCTGATTGTAACCATGCTTGATGAGACGGCCT GGCTGTTCAATATGAGAGCTACGGACATAAGAGGTTTTGTCAACGATCCGTTCTTCTACTCTCTAGCAATTGTTCGACCATCTTCAGTAAG CCTGTATATCAAAAACAAGGAAATGAAACTGACAGCAAACCCAACTGATCAAGAAAGTGATCAAACCATAAAGGATCATTTGAACACTAGGGCTGACGGCTCATGTCggaaaaattcaaacaaaatgtgTGTTGAG GTGAAGGAGTACaattatgtatcatttataatGGATTTGGATGCCCTAGCGGGAAACGCCACCATCAAACGTATCTGGCTGTCATATTTCTGTAATTATGCTGTCTACACAATGATTCCACAG GACAAAATCTACGTTGATAACACACCAGTCGCAATGCTTAAAACCCAGAAGAATGATGTAGAAGTTCAGGGAATGACAAACTCTCAT ATACGTGATGCAGCAGCATTGGCTATATTTGCCTCCAAACTGGAGAAAGGA GTTAAGTCTGGGGAGACGTGGACTGAAGTGTCAGCGTCCAATGAGCTCACCAGGTTAAGaag tttacaGGACCTAAACAGAGGGGACAGTTTTGCCTCTATATCATCGTCAGGTTCTAATGCAGCTATTATACACTACTTCCCAACCAATACCACAGATCGACGTATCACTGCCAATGATATCTACCTCATTGACTCCGGTGGACAATATCT AGATGGAACCACGGATGTCACCAGAACCTTTCTATGGAGAGATCCTACTGCGTTTGAAAAG GAATGTTATACTAGAGTGCTGATGGGGCAAATAAATCTTGCGATGGCAGTTTGGACCAAGGGACTATTTG GTCGGGAAATAGACGCTTGGGCTCGGCAACCGTTGTTTGATGTTGGATTAACATTCAAACATGGTACAGGCCACGGGATTGGGCACTATCTGAGTGTACATGAAG GGCCTGGACGTATTTCAAATTATCATGCCAAATTTGACTGGGATGTTCCCCTTGCTGAGCACATGTTCTACTCAGATG AGCCAGGTTATTATGAAGATGGAAAATTTGGCATCCGCCTAGAAAATATTGTTTACGTGAAGAAAGTAGAAACAAAG TATTCCATGAAAGGGGTCACGATGCTGGGTATGGAAACTGTCACGTTATTTCCTTACGAAACACATTTGATTGATTACAGCAAAATGTCAGGAAAACAG ATTTCATGGTTGAACGCTTACAATGCTAAGACACTGGAGAAGGTTGGAAAGTTGTTAAAAGACCAGGACGCTATGGAAGCGTATGAATGGGTAGAAAAAAGgacaaagaaaattgaaactaCAAGTGGTTCAACTACTACAATTGCTTCCAACTTTATTATCTATTCTCTACTGCTTTTATATCTAATTTGGTGA
- the LOC123551672 gene encoding xaa-Pro aminopeptidase 1-like isoform X2, protein MDTWIKIFIGITSFSSFLAALQPGNWGSCENGESIPTRTNTSLRVEALRAEMVKEKLGAYIVPSEDFHMSEFVSSYDERRFYISGFDGSMGTAVITATHAALWTRGKYFLQAETQLGCDWILMREREPGVPTIEEWLGEQLENQAVKKVGACPYFFGNDAWLDYEKSLEQHGLRLGQTVPDLIDKIWTDDRPAFPDTVINSYPLKYAGKSWQDKVQEVQEEMKKKNADVLIVTMLDETAWLFNMRATDIRGFVNDPFFYSLAIVRPSSVSLYIKNKEMKLTANPTDQESDQTIKDHLNTRADGSCRKNSNKMCVEVKEYNYVSFIMDLDALAGNATIKRIWLSYFCNYAVYTMIPQDKIYVDNTPVAMLKTQKNDVEVQGMTNSHIRDAAALAIFASKLEKGVKSGETWTEVSASNELTRLRSLQDLNRGDSFASISSSGSNAAIIHYFPTNTTDRRITANDIYLIDSGGQYLDGTTDVTRTFLWRDPTAFEKECYTRVLMGQINLAMAVWTKGLFGREIDAWARQPLFDVGLTFKHGTGHGIGHYLSVHEGPGRISNYHAKFDWDVPLAEHMFYSDEPGYYEDGKFGIRLENIVYVKKVETKYSMKGVTMLGMETVTLFPYETHLIDYSKMSGKQISWLNAYNAKTLEKVGKLLKDQDAMEAYEWVEKRTKKIETTSGSTTTIASNFIIYSLLLLYLIW, encoded by the exons CATTACAGCCGGGCAACTGGGGCAGCTGTGAAAATGGTGAG tctATACCTACCCGTACAAACACTTCCTTACGCGTAGAGGCGTTACGAGCCGAGATGGTGAAAGAAAAACTAGGTGCATATATTGTTCCATCTGAAGATTTTCACATG AGTGAGTTTGTTTCAAGTTATGATGAAAGGAGATTTTACATATCTGGCTTCGACGGCTCAATGG GAACGGCAGTGATTACTGCGACACATGCTGCCTTGTGGACCAGAGGTAAATACTTCCTGCAAGCAGAGACACAACTCGGCTGTGACTGGATACTTATGCGGGAAA GGGAACCCGGTGTTCCAACAATTGAAGAATGGCTAGGTGAACAATTGGAAAATCAAGCAGTGAAGAAGGTTGGCGCATGCCCTTACTTCTTTGGAAACG ATGCTTGGTTAGACTATGAGAAGTCACTAGAACAGCATGGCCTTCGGTTAGGTCAAACTGTCCCTGATCTTATCGATAAAATTTGGACAGACGACAGGCCGGCATTTCCAGACACAGTCATCAATTCATATCCCTTAAAGTATGCTG GCAAGTCTTGGCAGGACAAAGTTCAAGAAGtgcaagaagaaatgaaaaagaaaaacgcCGATGTTCTGATTGTAACCATGCTTGATGAGACGGCCT GGCTGTTCAATATGAGAGCTACGGACATAAGAGGTTTTGTCAACGATCCGTTCTTCTACTCTCTAGCAATTGTTCGACCATCTTCAGTAAG CCTGTATATCAAAAACAAGGAAATGAAACTGACAGCAAACCCAACTGATCAAGAAAGTGATCAAACCATAAAGGATCATTTGAACACTAGGGCTGACGGCTCATGTCggaaaaattcaaacaaaatgtgTGTTGAG GTGAAGGAGTACaattatgtatcatttataatGGATTTGGATGCCCTAGCGGGAAACGCCACCATCAAACGTATCTGGCTGTCATATTTCTGTAATTATGCTGTCTACACAATGATTCCACAG GACAAAATCTACGTTGATAACACACCAGTCGCAATGCTTAAAACCCAGAAGAATGATGTAGAAGTTCAGGGAATGACAAACTCTCAT ATACGTGATGCAGCAGCATTGGCTATATTTGCCTCCAAACTGGAGAAAGGA GTTAAGTCTGGGGAGACGTGGACTGAAGTGTCAGCGTCCAATGAGCTCACCAGGTTAAGaag tttacaGGACCTAAACAGAGGGGACAGTTTTGCCTCTATATCATCGTCAGGTTCTAATGCAGCTATTATACACTACTTCCCAACCAATACCACAGATCGACGTATCACTGCCAATGATATCTACCTCATTGACTCCGGTGGACAATATCT AGATGGAACCACGGATGTCACCAGAACCTTTCTATGGAGAGATCCTACTGCGTTTGAAAAG GAATGTTATACTAGAGTGCTGATGGGGCAAATAAATCTTGCGATGGCAGTTTGGACCAAGGGACTATTTG GTCGGGAAATAGACGCTTGGGCTCGGCAACCGTTGTTTGATGTTGGATTAACATTCAAACATGGTACAGGCCACGGGATTGGGCACTATCTGAGTGTACATGAAG GGCCTGGACGTATTTCAAATTATCATGCCAAATTTGACTGGGATGTTCCCCTTGCTGAGCACATGTTCTACTCAGATG AGCCAGGTTATTATGAAGATGGAAAATTTGGCATCCGCCTAGAAAATATTGTTTACGTGAAGAAAGTAGAAACAAAG TATTCCATGAAAGGGGTCACGATGCTGGGTATGGAAACTGTCACGTTATTTCCTTACGAAACACATTTGATTGATTACAGCAAAATGTCAGGAAAACAG ATTTCATGGTTGAACGCTTACAATGCTAAGACACTGGAGAAGGTTGGAAAGTTGTTAAAAGACCAGGACGCTATGGAAGCGTATGAATGGGTAGAAAAAAGgacaaagaaaattgaaactaCAAGTGGTTCAACTACTACAATTGCTTCCAACTTTATTATCTATTCTCTACTGCTTTTATATCTAATTTGGTGA
- the LOC123551672 gene encoding xaa-Pro aminopeptidase 1-like isoform X3, with protein MDNCKRIFIATACILNVISALQPGNWGSCENGESIPTRTNTSLRVEALRAEMVKEKLGAYIVPSEDFHMSEFVSSYDERRFYISGFDGSMGTAVITATHAALWTRGKYFLQAETQLGCDWILMREREPGVPTIEEWLGEQLENQAVKKVGACPYFFGNDAWLDYEKSLEQHGLRLGQTVPDLIDKIWTDDRPAFPDTVINSYPLKYAGKSWQDKVQEVQEEMKKKNADVLIVTMLDETAWLFNMRATDIRGFVNDPFFYSLAIVRPSSVSLYIKNKEMKLTANPTDQESDQTIKDHLNTRADGSCRKNSNKMCVEVKEYNYVSFIMDLDALAGNATIKRIWLSYFCNYAVYTMIPQDKIYVDNTPVAMLKTQKNDVEVQGMTNSHIRDAAALAIFASKLEKGVKSGETWTEVSASNELTRLRSLQDLNRGDSFASISSSGSNAAIIHYFPTNTTDRRITANDIYLIDSGGQYLDGTTDVTRTFLWRDPTAFEKECYTRVLMGQINLAMAVWTKGLFGREIDAWARQPLFDVGLTFKHGTGHGIGHYLSVHEGPGRISNYHAKFDWDVPLAEHMFYSDEPGYYEDGKFGIRLENIVYVKKVETKYSMKGVTMLGMETVTLFPYETHLIDYSKMSGKQISWLNAYNAKTLEKVGKLLKDQDAMEAYEWVEKRTKKIETTSGSTTTIASNFIIYSLLLLYLIW; from the exons ATGGACAATTGTAAAAGGATTTTTATTGCAACTGCCTGTATTTTGAATGTCATTTCTG CATTACAGCCGGGCAACTGGGGCAGCTGTGAAAATGGTGAG tctATACCTACCCGTACAAACACTTCCTTACGCGTAGAGGCGTTACGAGCCGAGATGGTGAAAGAAAAACTAGGTGCATATATTGTTCCATCTGAAGATTTTCACATG AGTGAGTTTGTTTCAAGTTATGATGAAAGGAGATTTTACATATCTGGCTTCGACGGCTCAATGG GAACGGCAGTGATTACTGCGACACATGCTGCCTTGTGGACCAGAGGTAAATACTTCCTGCAAGCAGAGACACAACTCGGCTGTGACTGGATACTTATGCGGGAAA GGGAACCCGGTGTTCCAACAATTGAAGAATGGCTAGGTGAACAATTGGAAAATCAAGCAGTGAAGAAGGTTGGCGCATGCCCTTACTTCTTTGGAAACG ATGCTTGGTTAGACTATGAGAAGTCACTAGAACAGCATGGCCTTCGGTTAGGTCAAACTGTCCCTGATCTTATCGATAAAATTTGGACAGACGACAGGCCGGCATTTCCAGACACAGTCATCAATTCATATCCCTTAAAGTATGCTG GCAAGTCTTGGCAGGACAAAGTTCAAGAAGtgcaagaagaaatgaaaaagaaaaacgcCGATGTTCTGATTGTAACCATGCTTGATGAGACGGCCT GGCTGTTCAATATGAGAGCTACGGACATAAGAGGTTTTGTCAACGATCCGTTCTTCTACTCTCTAGCAATTGTTCGACCATCTTCAGTAAG CCTGTATATCAAAAACAAGGAAATGAAACTGACAGCAAACCCAACTGATCAAGAAAGTGATCAAACCATAAAGGATCATTTGAACACTAGGGCTGACGGCTCATGTCggaaaaattcaaacaaaatgtgTGTTGAG GTGAAGGAGTACaattatgtatcatttataatGGATTTGGATGCCCTAGCGGGAAACGCCACCATCAAACGTATCTGGCTGTCATATTTCTGTAATTATGCTGTCTACACAATGATTCCACAG GACAAAATCTACGTTGATAACACACCAGTCGCAATGCTTAAAACCCAGAAGAATGATGTAGAAGTTCAGGGAATGACAAACTCTCAT ATACGTGATGCAGCAGCATTGGCTATATTTGCCTCCAAACTGGAGAAAGGA GTTAAGTCTGGGGAGACGTGGACTGAAGTGTCAGCGTCCAATGAGCTCACCAGGTTAAGaag tttacaGGACCTAAACAGAGGGGACAGTTTTGCCTCTATATCATCGTCAGGTTCTAATGCAGCTATTATACACTACTTCCCAACCAATACCACAGATCGACGTATCACTGCCAATGATATCTACCTCATTGACTCCGGTGGACAATATCT AGATGGAACCACGGATGTCACCAGAACCTTTCTATGGAGAGATCCTACTGCGTTTGAAAAG GAATGTTATACTAGAGTGCTGATGGGGCAAATAAATCTTGCGATGGCAGTTTGGACCAAGGGACTATTTG GTCGGGAAATAGACGCTTGGGCTCGGCAACCGTTGTTTGATGTTGGATTAACATTCAAACATGGTACAGGCCACGGGATTGGGCACTATCTGAGTGTACATGAAG GGCCTGGACGTATTTCAAATTATCATGCCAAATTTGACTGGGATGTTCCCCTTGCTGAGCACATGTTCTACTCAGATG AGCCAGGTTATTATGAAGATGGAAAATTTGGCATCCGCCTAGAAAATATTGTTTACGTGAAGAAAGTAGAAACAAAG TATTCCATGAAAGGGGTCACGATGCTGGGTATGGAAACTGTCACGTTATTTCCTTACGAAACACATTTGATTGATTACAGCAAAATGTCAGGAAAACAG ATTTCATGGTTGAACGCTTACAATGCTAAGACACTGGAGAAGGTTGGAAAGTTGTTAAAAGACCAGGACGCTATGGAAGCGTATGAATGGGTAGAAAAAAGgacaaagaaaattgaaactaCAAGTGGTTCAACTACTACAATTGCTTCCAACTTTATTATCTATTCTCTACTGCTTTTATATCTAATTTGGTGA